The DNA segment TTATGCTGTTTATCTCGGACAGCGGCATCAATGAATCAGGGTATGACAACCCGGCGTATGATGAGCTGATTGAACGGTCACACCGTGCCGACAGAGACCAGCGCCGCGAGCTGCTGGCCGAGGCGGAGCGCATGCTGCTGCAGGAGGGCACGGTATGGCCAATCAGCCACACCGTAGCATTTCACCTGGTAAACACCCAGGAGCTGGAGGGATGGTTCCCCACCGCGCTGGATATTCATCCGTTCAAGTTCATGCGACGTATAGAATTTTTACCGGGTCCAGGGATTACGCAGGGCTACCAGTTTGACGAACCATAGCGTTATCAATATACTCGCCCTATGAGCGCTTCTCAAACCAAAAAGAAACCGGCTGCATTCAAAGCTGGTCAGGAAATTGTATACCCTCTGCAGGGGGTTGGTACCATCCAGAAGATCGAAGAGCGTGAGTTTCAGGGCAATCCGATGATGTACTACGTTATCTACCTGGAAGTTTCAGATATGACGGTGATGGTTCCGATCGATCGTGCCGAGGAACTCGGTATCCGTGCAATAGTCAGTGCTAAAGATGCCGAACACGCCATGCAGCTGGTTGGCGAGGCCAGCGACCCGATCCCCGCAGACTGGAAAATGCGATACCAGATGAACCTTGACCTGTTGAAGGAAGGCAGCGTCTCGGATATCGCCCGGGTAGTTCGCAGCCTGTATCATCGCAGCAAGATCAAGGAACTGCCAATACTGGAGCGCAAGCTGTTTGACAGCGCCCTGACGCTGCTGGTAGCCGAAACCGCCTCTGCACTGGGAAAAACCAAGAAAGAGATGGAAGAGGCGATCTTCACCCGACTGGAATCGGAGAAACCCGAGCTTGCCGAGGATGAAGAGGACACCATGACCGACGACCTCGATGAAGATCTTGAGGTATAGCTCCACACAAACCGCCTGAACACCAGTTTCGTGCCTAACGGAAATAAAAAAAGCCGCCCCGTGGGCGGCTTTTTTTCAGGCCAGTGGACTACTTGTCCTCGGCTACCAGCAGGCTCTTGGCGTCAAGCATCAAATGCGGATCTTCCGGATGATCGTGCTCGTGATCCTTCACCAGTCGCAGGCAGATATGGTCGCCGCCATCATCCAGGGTTACCAGTACGCTGATCTGCTCCATCAGGCCTTCCAGCAGTGCAGGTGCCTGACCGGGCTGAAACTTCTGGTCAGCCGGAACTGAAGCGCTGAACCACACCGCAAGCTTGTCTTCGCTCAGAAACTCCCTGAGCTGGACCAATTCGTCGGTGCTGGATCGGGAAAAATCAAACCCGTCGACAATGATCATGTCGGCTGCAAAATCGCCCTCCTCGATCATTGCCCGGACACTCTTGATCATTTTTTCGATCGGCACCTCACCCTGGGTAAAGTTCATGATGACGCGGTTCTTCACCACCTCGTCGTGAACATCCATAGCATTTTCCAGGTTTTTAGTGCGCGCAATCTCGGAGTAGATGTCTTCGTACCACGCGATAATGTGGTCGGTTTTCTCGGAGAACGAAACATGGATAACATGTTTGTCCTGCAGCAGCTTGTCAGTGGCAAGATGCACCAGCACCGCGGTCTTGCCAACACCCTCGGGAGCCGCGATCACCCCGATATTTCCGGTGCCCAGACCGCCGTGAATCGATTTTTCCAGTATTCGCAGCGGGCTACGCTGCACCAATTCGGATTTAACCATTACATTCCCCCTTACTTGCCCTGCTCAGCTTTCTGCTTCTCGAGGTATTCCTTGCGGAGTTCCTCGGTGATGCTCTGCGGAACCTTGCCATACTTCAAGAATTCCATACTAAACTCAGCTTTGCCCTGTGTCAAAGAGCGCAGGTTAGTGGAATACCCGAACATCTCGCTCAGTGGAACCTCGGCCTCGACAACCGAGAATGCACCATCCTCGTTGGAAGACAGAATCACCCCGCGACGCTGATTGATGGTCGCGAAGATATTCCCCTGGAACTCGGTCGGGCCTTCGACGGTCACCTTCATGATCGGTTCCATTACCACCGGGCCGGCCTTCTCGTACGAACCGCGGAACGCACCCAGACCGGCAGCCTGGAAAGCCATATCCGAGGAGTCTACCGGGTGGGTAGATCCATCGTTGATAACCGCTCGTACATTGACAATCGGGAAGCCGATCAGGGTACCCTTTTCCATTGCCTTCTGAAAGCCTTTGTCAACGGAAGGAATGTATTCCTGCGGGATCACCCCGCCCTTGATGTTGTCAACAAACTCGTAGTTCTCGTCCTCGAGCGGCTCGAAGTAGCCGGCAACCCGACCAAACTGACCGGAACCACCGGTCTGCTTTTTGTGGGTGTAGTTGAACTCGACCTTCTTGCTGATGGTCTCGCGGTAGGCAACCTGCGGCATACCGGTTTCCACCTCGGCCTTGTACTCACGCTTCATTCGCTCGATGTAGACATCGAGGTGCAACTCGCCCATACCCTGAATGATGGTCTGGTTGGACTCCGGGTCGACATAACTGGTAAAGGTCGGATCCTCTTTGGTGAAGCGATTCAAGGCTTTTCCCATATTATCCGAGGCCTTCTTGTCCTTGGGGAACACTGCCAGCGAGATAACCGGAGCCGGTACGTACATCGAGGTCATGGAGTAATTCAGCCCGGGAGAGGTAAAGGTGTCGCCC comes from the Spirochaeta africana DSM 8902 genome and includes:
- a CDS encoding CarD family transcriptional regulator → MSASQTKKKPAAFKAGQEIVYPLQGVGTIQKIEEREFQGNPMMYYVIYLEVSDMTVMVPIDRAEELGIRAIVSAKDAEHAMQLVGEASDPIPADWKMRYQMNLDLLKEGSVSDIARVVRSLYHRSKIKELPILERKLFDSALTLLVAETASALGKTKKEMEEAIFTRLESEKPELAEDEEDTMTDDLDEDLEV
- a CDS encoding AAA family ATPase, which produces MVKSELVQRSPLRILEKSIHGGLGTGNIGVIAAPEGVGKTAVLVHLATDKLLQDKHVIHVSFSEKTDHIIAWYEDIYSEIARTKNLENAMDVHDEVVKNRVIMNFTQGEVPIEKMIKSVRAMIEEGDFAADMIIVDGFDFSRSSTDELVQLREFLSEDKLAVWFSASVPADQKFQPGQAPALLEGLMEQISVLVTLDDGGDHICLRLVKDHEHDHPEDPHLMLDAKSLLVAEDK